The following are encoded in a window of Meiothermus sp. CFH 77666 genomic DNA:
- a CDS encoding RidA family protein, giving the protein MVERTQESPQILQPPGWARPKGYANGIAARGRLVFIAGMIGWNPQGVFETDDFVGQTRQALQNILETLAEAGGKPEHLVRLTWFITSKQEYLASLDALGAAYREVMGRHYPTMSVVEVKSLMEDRAKVEIEATAVIPD; this is encoded by the coding sequence ATGGTGGAACGCACCCAGGAGAGCCCGCAAATCCTGCAACCCCCCGGCTGGGCCAGGCCCAAAGGCTACGCCAACGGCATCGCTGCGCGGGGCCGGTTGGTCTTCATTGCCGGTATGATCGGCTGGAACCCGCAGGGGGTCTTCGAGACCGACGACTTTGTGGGCCAGACCCGCCAGGCCCTGCAAAACATCCTCGAGACCCTGGCAGAGGCCGGGGGCAAGCCCGAGCACCTGGTTCGCCTGACCTGGTTTATTACCAGCAAACAGGAGTACCTGGCCTCGCTGGACGCACTGGGAGCCGCCTACCGCGAGGTGATGGGGCGGCACTATCCCACCATGTCGGTGGTGGAGGTCAAGTCCCTGATGGAAGACCGGGCCAAGGTGGAGATCGAGGCCACCGCCGTAATTCCCGACTGA
- a CDS encoding SDR family NAD(P)-dependent oxidoreductase: protein MNPLPLAGKHAVVTGGGRGIGAAIAAELAQAGARLTLMGRNRSSLEARAQQMNADVHIETCDVTSPDKVQRAFGAAQEAFGPITILVNNAGQAESQPFAKTDLGLWQRMLAVNLTGTFLCTQAALPGMLEAGWGRIVNIASTAGLRGYPYVSAYCAAKHGLVGLTRSLALELARKNITVNAVCPGFTETELLEASLANIVQKTGRTPDEARSELARSNPQGRLVKPSEVAQVVLWLCLPGSAALTGQAIAVAGGEVM, encoded by the coding sequence ATGAACCCCCTGCCGCTGGCCGGAAAACACGCCGTGGTCACGGGCGGCGGACGCGGCATTGGGGCCGCCATTGCCGCCGAACTGGCCCAGGCAGGCGCAAGGCTCACGCTAATGGGCCGGAACCGCTCCAGCCTGGAAGCAAGAGCACAACAAATGAACGCCGACGTGCATATCGAAACCTGTGATGTGACGAGCCCAGACAAGGTGCAACGGGCCTTCGGGGCTGCCCAAGAGGCTTTCGGCCCCATCACCATTCTGGTCAACAACGCCGGGCAGGCCGAAAGCCAGCCTTTCGCCAAGACCGACCTGGGCTTGTGGCAGCGGATGTTAGCGGTCAACCTGACCGGCACGTTTCTCTGCACCCAGGCCGCGTTGCCGGGGATGCTCGAGGCTGGCTGGGGCCGCATTGTGAACATCGCCAGCACGGCAGGGCTTAGGGGCTACCCCTACGTGAGCGCCTACTGCGCGGCCAAGCACGGGCTGGTGGGCCTGACCCGCTCGCTGGCGCTCGAGCTCGCCCGCAAAAACATCACCGTGAATGCGGTCTGCCCCGGCTTCACCGAGACCGAGCTGCTGGAGGCCAGCCTGGCGAACATCGTGCAGAAAACCGGGCGAACCCCCGACGAGGCCCGCTCCGAGCTGGCCCGGAGCAACCCGCAGGGGCGGCTCGTAAAGCCCTCCGAAGTGGCCCAGGTGGTGCTGTGGCTGTGCCTGCCGGGCTCGGCGGCCCTGACCGGACAGGCCATTGCGGTAGCGGGTGGGGAGGTGATGTAG
- a CDS encoding acyl-CoA dehydrogenase family protein: MRDNAHLDWPFFEPRHRTLALELQTWAAHNLTAHPKHDVDDPLQDGANSVHQVDSTCRQWVRALGAGGWTRYAVGGQAYGGAQETIDTRAVCLIRETLAYHHGLADFAFAMQGLGSGAITLHGTPAQKAHYLSKVAQGEFIAAFALSEPDAGSDVGALRTEARLEGDTYVLNGQKTWISNGGIADFYVVFARTPGSQGSKGVSAFVVDAHTPGLEVAQRLEVMAPHPLATLRFHECRVPARQRLGEEGQGFKIAMQTLDIFRTSVAAAALGFARRALDEALARATSRAMFGQTLADFQLTQARLAEMATQVEAAALLTYRAAWLRDQGQRVTQEAAMAKLTATENAQRVIDAAVQIWGGLGVTRGQVVESLYREIRALRIYEGASEVQLLIVARELLKNFKEKTSLKGGA, encoded by the coding sequence ATGCGCGATAACGCCCACCTCGACTGGCCCTTTTTCGAGCCCCGGCACCGCACGCTGGCCCTCGAGCTGCAAACCTGGGCAGCGCATAACCTGACCGCTCACCCAAAGCACGACGTGGACGATCCTCTTCAGGACGGAGCAAACTCCGTGCACCAAGTGGACAGCACCTGCCGCCAGTGGGTGCGGGCCCTGGGCGCGGGGGGCTGGACGCGCTACGCGGTGGGGGGGCAGGCCTACGGCGGGGCGCAGGAGACCATCGATACTCGAGCGGTCTGTTTGATTCGCGAGACCCTGGCCTACCACCACGGCCTGGCCGATTTTGCCTTCGCCATGCAGGGCCTGGGCTCCGGGGCCATCACCCTGCACGGCACGCCAGCGCAAAAGGCCCACTACCTGAGCAAGGTAGCCCAGGGCGAATTCATCGCCGCCTTTGCCCTCTCCGAGCCGGATGCCGGCTCCGATGTGGGGGCCCTTCGCACCGAAGCCCGCCTCGAGGGCGATACCTACGTGCTGAACGGGCAAAAAACCTGGATTTCCAACGGCGGCATCGCCGACTTCTACGTGGTTTTTGCCCGCACACCGGGCAGCCAGGGCTCTAAGGGGGTGAGCGCTTTTGTGGTGGACGCCCACACCCCCGGTCTGGAGGTAGCCCAGCGCCTCGAGGTCATGGCCCCGCACCCCCTGGCCACCCTACGCTTCCACGAGTGCCGGGTTCCGGCCCGCCAGCGACTGGGCGAGGAGGGGCAGGGCTTCAAAATTGCCATGCAGACCCTGGACATCTTCCGCACCTCGGTGGCCGCCGCCGCGCTGGGCTTTGCCCGCCGGGCGCTGGACGAGGCCCTCGCCCGCGCCACCTCCCGGGCCATGTTCGGGCAGACCCTGGCCGACTTCCAGCTCACCCAGGCCCGGCTGGCCGAGATGGCCACCCAGGTTGAAGCCGCCGCCCTGCTCACCTACCGCGCCGCCTGGCTGCGCGACCAGGGGCAGCGGGTCACCCAGGAAGCCGCCATGGCCAAGCTCACCGCCACCGAAAACGCCCAGCGGGTCATAGACGCCGCGGTGCAGATCTGGGGGGGCCTGGGCGTGACCCGGGGGCAGGTGGTGGAATCGCTCTACCGCGAGATCCGCGCCCTGCGCATCTACGAGGGGGCCAGCGAGGTGCAGCTCCTCATTGTCGCCCGGGAGTTGCTCAAAAACTTCAAGGAGAAAACCAGCCTGAAAGGAGGGGCCTGA
- a CDS encoding MarR family transcriptional regulator, with product MVSPKPDLETRLAEDHHQALKLWLRLLTCTNLITAEIRTRLREHFDTTLPRFDLLAQLERHPEGLRMGELSRRMMVTTGNVTGITDQLEAEGLVRRQVDPQDRRSFTVKLTPKGQQVFAEMARVHEGWVIELFSGLSAAEKENLFALLGKLKSYLNHKEARP from the coding sequence ATGGTAAGCCCCAAGCCCGACCTCGAGACCCGCCTGGCCGAAGACCACCACCAGGCCCTCAAGCTGTGGCTGCGCCTCCTGACCTGCACCAACCTGATTACCGCCGAGATTCGCACCCGGCTGCGCGAACACTTCGACACCACCCTGCCCCGCTTCGACCTGCTGGCCCAGCTCGAGCGCCACCCGGAGGGCCTGCGGATGGGCGAACTTTCCCGGCGCATGATGGTCACCACCGGCAACGTTACCGGCATCACCGACCAGCTCGAGGCCGAGGGTCTGGTCCGCCGCCAGGTAGACCCCCAGGACCGCCGCTCCTTCACGGTCAAGCTCACCCCCAAAGGACAGCAGGTATTTGCCGAGATGGCCCGCGTCCACGAGGGCTGGGTGATTGAGCTGTTCTCTGGCCTTTCGGCAGCCGAGAAAGAAAACCTGTTCGCGCTTCTCGGCAAACTGAAAAGCTACCTCAACCACAAGGAGGCCCGTCCATGA
- a CDS encoding enoyl-CoA hydratase family protein yields MSLPGNIGPQGGQTPLPGNTVALAGYQARHFLWSVENTVATITLNRPERKNPLTFESYAELRDLFRALAFAKDVRAVVITGAGGNFCSGGDVHEIIGPLTQMDMPGLLAFTRMTGDLVAAMRACPQPIVSAVDGVCAGAGAILAMASDIRYGTARSKTAFLFVRVGLAGCDMGACAMLPRIVGLGRAAELLYTGRTLGGEEAERWGFFNRLCEPEKLLEEAQQFARSLAQGPTFAHAMTKKMLHQEWSMGLDEALEAEAQAQALCMTTRDFHRAYHAFVAKEKPVFEGD; encoded by the coding sequence ATGAGTCTGCCCGGAAACATCGGCCCGCAGGGAGGCCAGACCCCCTTGCCCGGCAACACCGTAGCGCTCGCTGGCTACCAGGCCCGACACTTTCTGTGGTCGGTGGAAAATACCGTTGCCACCATCACCCTGAACCGCCCCGAGCGCAAAAACCCCCTCACTTTCGAGTCCTATGCCGAGCTGCGCGACCTCTTCCGGGCGCTGGCCTTCGCCAAAGACGTGCGGGCGGTGGTGATCACCGGAGCCGGGGGCAACTTTTGCTCCGGCGGCGATGTGCACGAGATTATCGGCCCCCTCACCCAGATGGACATGCCCGGCCTGCTGGCCTTTACCCGCATGACCGGCGACCTGGTAGCGGCCATGCGGGCCTGCCCCCAGCCCATCGTAAGCGCGGTGGACGGGGTGTGCGCGGGGGCCGGGGCCATCCTGGCCATGGCCTCCGATATCCGCTACGGCACCGCCCGCAGCAAGACGGCGTTTTTGTTTGTGCGGGTGGGGCTGGCCGGCTGCGACATGGGGGCCTGTGCCATGCTACCCCGCATCGTGGGGCTGGGCCGGGCCGCCGAGCTTCTGTACACGGGCCGCACCCTGGGCGGTGAGGAAGCCGAGCGCTGGGGCTTTTTCAACCGTCTGTGCGAGCCGGAAAAGCTCCTGGAGGAGGCCCAGCAGTTCGCCCGTTCGCTGGCCCAGGGGCCCACCTTTGCCCACGCCATGACCAAAAAAATGCTCCACCAGGAGTGGAGCATGGGCCTGGATGAGGCCCTCGAGGCCGAAGCCCAGGCCCAGGCCCTCTGCATGACCACCCGCGACTTCCACCGCGCCTATCACGCCTTCGTGGCCAAGGAAAAGCCGGTGTTCGAGGGGGATTGA
- a CDS encoding bifunctional salicylyl-CoA 5-hydroxylase/oxidoreductase — protein sequence MRIVCIGGGPAGLYFALLLKKQNPMHEVTVLERNRPDDTFGWGVVFSDQTLGNLEKADYPTYAQISRAFHRWDDIEVHFKGQTIRSSGHGFIGIGRKKLLNILQDRCRELGVNLVFQTEVTDDEAIARQYRADLVIASDGINSRIRKKYESSFEPDIEIRKCRFVWLGTHQRFEAFTFAFEQTEWGWFQAHAYQFDAHTSTFIVETPETVWQKAGLEQMSQEESIAFCEKLFARYLGGHRLMSNAAHLRGSAIWIKFPRVVCKTWVHWNTLDGREVPVVLMGDAAHTAHFSIGSGTKLALEDGIALAQSFAQLGDSPAHLRQVLEAYQAVRSVEVLKIQNAARNSTEWFENVERYTGLEAPQFAYSLLTRSQRISHENLRLRDANYLQGVEAWLAQKSGLPPRPIPPMFTPFRLRGLTLKNRVVVSPMAMYSAQDGLVNDFHLVHLGARALGGAALVFTEMTAPSADGRITPGCAGLYSEAHMQAYRRIVDFVHQHTDAKIGLQLGHAGPKGSTQVGWEDENEPLPEGNWPLLAPSPIPYGPHNQTPREMTREDMERVKADFVHAARWGAEAGFDWLELHCAHGYLLSAFICPLTNHRTDEYGGSLENRVRYPLEVFKALRAVWPQHLPISVRISAHDWAPGGNTPDDAVEIARMFKEAGCDLIDVSSGQTTRQARPVYGRMYQTPFADRIRNEVQIATMAVGAIFEADHVNSIIAAGRADLCAIARPHLADPHWTLHQAARLGYSEVGWPKQYLSGKSQLERNLARAQAEQAEELAAR from the coding sequence ATGAGAATCGTCTGCATCGGGGGCGGGCCGGCGGGGCTATACTTTGCCCTCTTATTGAAGAAGCAGAATCCCATGCACGAGGTGACGGTACTGGAGCGCAACCGCCCGGACGACACCTTCGGCTGGGGGGTGGTCTTCTCCGACCAGACCCTGGGCAACCTCGAGAAGGCCGACTACCCCACCTATGCCCAGATTAGCCGGGCCTTTCACCGCTGGGACGATATCGAGGTGCACTTCAAGGGGCAGACCATCCGCTCGAGCGGCCACGGTTTTATCGGGATTGGCCGCAAAAAGCTGCTCAACATCCTGCAAGACCGTTGCCGCGAACTGGGCGTAAACCTGGTCTTCCAGACCGAGGTCACCGACGATGAGGCCATTGCCCGGCAGTATCGGGCCGACCTGGTGATTGCCTCGGACGGCATTAACAGCCGCATCCGCAAGAAGTACGAAAGCAGCTTCGAGCCGGACATCGAAATCCGCAAGTGCCGCTTCGTCTGGCTGGGGACACACCAGCGCTTCGAGGCCTTCACCTTTGCATTCGAGCAAACCGAGTGGGGCTGGTTCCAGGCCCACGCCTACCAGTTCGACGCCCACACCTCCACCTTTATTGTGGAAACGCCGGAAACGGTCTGGCAAAAAGCCGGCCTCGAGCAGATGAGCCAGGAAGAGAGCATCGCCTTCTGCGAGAAGCTCTTTGCCCGGTATCTGGGCGGCCACAGGCTGATGTCCAACGCCGCTCATCTGCGCGGCTCGGCCATCTGGATCAAGTTCCCCCGGGTGGTCTGCAAGACCTGGGTGCACTGGAACACCCTGGACGGGCGCGAGGTGCCGGTGGTGCTGATGGGCGACGCCGCCCACACCGCGCACTTCTCCATTGGCAGCGGCACCAAGCTGGCCCTGGAGGACGGCATTGCGCTGGCCCAATCGTTTGCCCAGCTAGGGGACTCGCCCGCACACCTGCGGCAGGTACTCGAGGCCTACCAGGCGGTGCGAAGCGTGGAGGTGCTCAAGATTCAAAACGCCGCCCGCAACTCCACCGAGTGGTTCGAGAACGTGGAGCGCTACACCGGCCTCGAGGCCCCCCAGTTCGCCTACAGCCTGCTGACCCGTTCGCAGCGCATCTCCCACGAGAACCTGCGGCTGCGCGATGCCAACTACCTGCAGGGTGTGGAGGCCTGGCTCGCGCAAAAGTCGGGCCTGCCCCCCAGGCCCATCCCGCCCATGTTCACCCCCTTCCGGCTGCGCGGCCTGACCCTCAAAAACCGCGTGGTGGTCTCGCCAATGGCCATGTACTCGGCCCAGGACGGGCTGGTGAACGACTTTCACCTGGTACACCTGGGGGCCCGGGCGCTGGGCGGGGCCGCGCTGGTCTTTACCGAGATGACCGCCCCCTCCGCCGACGGACGCATCACCCCCGGCTGTGCGGGGCTGTACAGCGAGGCCCACATGCAGGCCTACCGGCGCATCGTGGACTTTGTGCATCAGCACACCGATGCCAAAATTGGGCTTCAGCTTGGGCACGCCGGGCCCAAGGGCTCGACACAGGTGGGCTGGGAAGATGAAAACGAGCCGCTACCGGAGGGCAACTGGCCGCTTCTGGCCCCCTCCCCCATTCCCTACGGCCCCCACAACCAAACCCCCCGCGAGATGACCAGAGAGGACATGGAGCGGGTCAAGGCCGACTTCGTGCATGCGGCCCGGTGGGGGGCGGAGGCGGGCTTCGACTGGCTCGAGCTGCACTGCGCCCACGGCTACCTGCTCTCGGCTTTCATCTGCCCGCTTACCAACCACCGCACGGACGAGTATGGCGGCTCGCTTGAGAACCGGGTGCGCTACCCCCTGGAGGTTTTCAAAGCGTTGCGGGCGGTCTGGCCCCAGCACCTGCCGATCTCGGTGCGTATCTCCGCCCACGACTGGGCTCCGGGCGGCAACACTCCCGACGATGCAGTGGAAATTGCCCGCATGTTCAAAGAAGCGGGCTGCGACCTGATAGATGTCTCCTCGGGTCAGACCACCCGCCAGGCCCGACCGGTGTACGGGCGCATGTACCAGACCCCCTTCGCCGACCGCATCCGCAACGAGGTTCAGATTGCCACCATGGCAGTGGGGGCCATCTTCGAGGCCGACCACGTGAACTCCATCATTGCCGCCGGGCGGGCCGACCTGTGCGCCATTGCCCGGCCCCACCTGGCCGACCCCCACTGGACGCTGCACCAGGCCGCCAGGCTGGGCTATAGCGAGGTGGGCTGGCCCAAGCAGTATCTTTCGGGCAAGAGCCAGCTCGAGCGCAACCTGGCCCGGGCCCAGGCCGAGCAGGCCGAGGAGCTGGCCGCCCGATGA
- a CDS encoding S8 family peptidase: protein MPRWMFWFFALLAACGDSSSPNFSLSVPGSSVTLGSFTTVTVTASFSSGASNVVTLSLEGVPQGISGSFNPLSISSSSPTSSLTILASSGVATGTYDAVVRGTSGGASNTASFRLTVLGGGGGGGGGGNISGTVSIGTGTAPTADLDFVPGDIIVKFKAGVSLQSVQTLSAGGALVQRVRGLSIERVSLYRASLDAQVTLAAIADLAARADVEYAHPNYLFYPARTPNDPLYNRQWHYPAINLPQAWDIERGQSNPVTVAVIDTGQLLQHPDFDRSRILPGYDMISDPRRARDGDGRDNNPEDAGDLSSPNQSSYHGTHVAGTILAHSDNNLGVAGVSWGARLLPVRVLGFQGGDLVDITDGMLWAAGLPVQGAPNNPNPAAIINMSIQGRGACSQVPLYQEAINRVNAQGRIVVVAAGNFAENAANFVPASCSGVITVGATGPSGGRAPYSNYGGRIDVMAPGGNVAVNLGGVQGGGGVLSPLKSDTSGQFNYEFYNGTSMAAPHVAGLIALMKSARPGLTRAEAQDILRRTARPLNQTQCQGETSPSRPTPPPGITASDCGAGLVDALAALQAVGGAPVGSFTLSTTPSSLTIAPGGSANVVVGIERVGGFSGPVSLTLQGAPTGVSGTFTPNPSAGATSTLALSVAGSVPPGQYPMTVEGSAGSQSVRAALVLTVGTPNLPTLKDAFVAALFWTGNDFDVSRSKGIFLTADTRTANYVLASLPAGQYAVAGWKDINGNDEVDGGDYFGVFRVNRQLALVQPPASGINFSLELISSTSAELEHEPALLALKKLLQRR, encoded by the coding sequence ATGCCCCGGTGGATGTTTTGGTTTTTTGCACTGCTGGCTGCTTGCGGCGACAGCAGCAGCCCCAACTTCAGCCTTTCGGTGCCTGGCAGCAGCGTAACCCTGGGCAGCTTCACCACCGTTACGGTTACGGCCAGTTTTTCATCTGGAGCCAGCAACGTAGTAACCTTAAGCCTCGAGGGGGTGCCCCAAGGCATATCGGGCAGCTTCAATCCCCTCTCCATTAGCAGTAGCAGCCCCACCAGCTCACTCACCATCCTGGCCAGCAGCGGGGTAGCCACCGGCACCTACGATGCGGTGGTGCGAGGTACCAGCGGCGGGGCCAGCAATACCGCCAGCTTCCGCCTCACCGTGCTGGGCGGGGGTGGAGGCGGTGGAGGCGGCGGCAATATCTCGGGCACGGTTAGTATTGGCACCGGCACGGCCCCCACCGCCGATCTGGATTTTGTGCCCGGCGATATCATCGTCAAGTTTAAAGCCGGGGTCAGCCTACAAAGCGTGCAGACCCTATCCGCAGGTGGGGCGCTGGTGCAGCGTGTGCGAGGCTTGTCCATAGAGCGGGTTTCGCTCTACCGGGCCTCGCTGGATGCCCAGGTTACGCTGGCCGCCATCGCCGACCTGGCCGCCAGGGCCGATGTGGAATACGCCCACCCCAACTATCTTTTCTACCCGGCCCGTACCCCCAACGACCCCCTCTATAACCGGCAATGGCACTACCCGGCCATCAATCTGCCCCAGGCCTGGGATATCGAGCGTGGGCAGAGCAATCCGGTCACGGTAGCGGTGATAGACACCGGCCAGCTCTTGCAGCACCCCGACTTCGACCGCAGCCGAATTCTGCCGGGCTACGACATGATCTCCGACCCTCGCAGAGCCCGCGATGGCGATGGGCGCGACAACAACCCCGAAGATGCTGGTGATCTGTCCAGTCCAAACCAGAGCAGCTACCATGGTACCCACGTGGCCGGCACCATCCTGGCCCACAGTGACAACAACCTGGGCGTGGCCGGGGTCAGCTGGGGAGCCCGACTGCTACCCGTACGGGTACTGGGTTTTCAGGGCGGCGACCTGGTGGATATCACCGATGGCATGCTGTGGGCAGCAGGCCTCCCGGTGCAGGGGGCTCCAAACAACCCGAACCCAGCTGCCATCATCAATATGAGCATCCAGGGCCGTGGCGCATGCTCGCAGGTTCCGCTGTACCAGGAGGCGATCAACCGGGTCAATGCCCAGGGTCGAATTGTTGTGGTCGCTGCTGGCAACTTTGCCGAAAACGCAGCCAATTTCGTTCCGGCTAGCTGCAGCGGGGTTATCACGGTTGGGGCTACTGGGCCTTCGGGGGGCCGGGCACCGTATTCCAACTATGGGGGGCGCATTGATGTAATGGCCCCTGGTGGCAACGTTGCGGTGAACCTGGGCGGCGTGCAGGGGGGCGGTGGTGTGCTCAGCCCGCTCAAAAGCGATACCAGCGGACAGTTCAACTACGAGTTCTATAACGGCACTTCCATGGCGGCACCCCATGTGGCCGGGCTGATTGCCCTGATGAAAAGCGCCCGCCCGGGCCTTACTCGAGCCGAGGCACAAGACATCCTGCGCCGCACCGCCCGTCCCCTGAACCAGACCCAGTGCCAGGGCGAGACCAGCCCCAGTCGGCCCACCCCACCCCCCGGCATAACCGCCAGTGATTGCGGGGCTGGACTGGTGGATGCGCTGGCCGCCCTCCAGGCCGTGGGGGGTGCCCCGGTGGGTTCTTTTACCCTGAGCACCACCCCCAGCAGTCTGACCATAGCCCCTGGGGGCAGTGCCAATGTGGTGGTGGGCATCGAGCGGGTGGGGGGCTTTAGCGGGCCGGTTAGCCTGACCCTGCAAGGAGCCCCCACGGGTGTGAGCGGCACCTTCACCCCCAACCCCTCTGCCGGGGCCACTTCTACCCTGGCCCTGAGCGTAGCCGGCAGCGTACCGCCCGGCCAGTACCCCATGACTGTGGAGGGTAGTGCAGGCAGCCAGAGCGTACGGGCGGCGCTGGTGCTGACGGTCGGAACGCCCAACCTCCCCACCCTCAAGGACGCCTTTGTGGCAGCCCTGTTCTGGACCGGCAACGACTTCGACGTGAGCCGATCCAAGGGCATCTTCCTCACCGCCGATACCCGCACCGCCAACTATGTTCTGGCTTCCCTGCCTGCCGGGCAGTATGCCGTGGCCGGTTGGAAGGACATCAACGGCAATGATGAGGTGGATGGGGGCGACTACTTTGGTGTATTCCGGGTCAACCGCCAACTTGCGCTGGTACAGCCCCCGGCCTCCGGCATCAACTTCAGCCTCGAGCTGATCTCCAGCACCAGTGCCGAGCTCGAGCATGAGCCCGCGCTCCTGGCCCTCAAGAAGCTGCTCCAGCGCCGGTAG
- a CDS encoding AMP-binding protein — MAYTAHIDTFARDHLPPRSEWPELIFTLPELQYPERLNCATELLDKMAAQHPERPCVRAVGLTWTYGELLEQANRMARVLVEDLGLVPGNRVLLRAPNNPMLVAAWFAVMKAGGIAVTTMPLLRARELTDVVTRAAVSHALCDGRLREELELALPGCPTLQQVLYWGEGGSLEERMAAKAPSFQNVQTASDDTCLIAFTSGTTGKPKGCMHFHRDVLAICDTFGKHILRASPDDVFIGSPPLAFTFGLGALVLFPMRIGASMALIERASPELLLPAIAEFKASVVATSPTAYRAMAAQAHQHDLSSLRKCVSAGEPLPASTRQRWKEATGIELIDGIGATEMLHIFISHTEAEAKPGATGKPVPGYEACILDDHGQPLPPGQVGRLAVRGPTGCRYLDDERQRKYVQHGWNITGDAYLLDEEGYFVYQARTDDMIISSGYNIAGPEVEDALLLHPDVAECAVVGVPDPERGQIVKAYVVLRPGVVGSAELVRALQDFVKQKIAPYKYPRAIEFRESLPRTQTGKLQRFVLRQEARGVGR, encoded by the coding sequence ATGGCCTACACTGCCCACATCGATACCTTTGCCCGCGACCACCTGCCGCCGCGCTCGGAGTGGCCGGAACTCATTTTTACCCTGCCGGAGCTGCAGTACCCCGAGCGCTTGAACTGCGCCACCGAACTCCTGGACAAAATGGCAGCCCAGCACCCCGAGCGCCCCTGTGTGCGGGCGGTGGGCCTTACCTGGACGTATGGGGAGTTGCTCGAGCAAGCCAACCGCATGGCCCGGGTGCTGGTGGAGGACCTTGGCCTGGTGCCCGGCAACCGGGTGCTGCTCCGGGCCCCCAACAACCCCATGCTGGTAGCCGCCTGGTTTGCGGTGATGAAGGCCGGGGGCATCGCCGTGACCACCATGCCCCTGCTACGCGCCAGGGAGCTCACCGACGTGGTGACCAGAGCAGCAGTCTCGCACGCCCTGTGCGACGGGCGGCTGCGGGAGGAGCTCGAGCTCGCCTTACCCGGCTGCCCCACCCTACAGCAGGTGCTCTACTGGGGCGAGGGCGGCAGCCTGGAAGAGCGCATGGCGGCCAAGGCCCCCAGCTTCCAAAACGTACAGACCGCCAGCGACGACACCTGCCTGATTGCCTTCACCTCCGGCACCACCGGCAAGCCCAAGGGCTGTATGCACTTCCACCGCGATGTGCTGGCCATCTGCGATACCTTCGGCAAGCACATCCTGCGGGCCTCGCCGGACGACGTATTCATTGGCAGCCCGCCCCTGGCCTTCACCTTCGGGCTCGGCGCGCTGGTACTCTTCCCCATGCGGATTGGAGCCTCGATGGCGCTCATCGAACGGGCCAGCCCCGAGCTGCTCCTGCCCGCCATTGCCGAGTTCAAGGCCAGCGTGGTAGCCACCTCGCCCACCGCCTACCGGGCCATGGCCGCCCAGGCCCATCAGCACGACCTCTCCTCGCTGCGCAAGTGCGTCTCTGCCGGGGAGCCTCTGCCCGCCTCGACCCGCCAGCGCTGGAAAGAGGCTACGGGCATTGAGCTCATTGACGGCATCGGGGCCACCGAGATGCTCCACATCTTCATCTCGCACACCGAGGCCGAAGCCAAACCCGGAGCCACCGGCAAGCCCGTACCCGGTTACGAGGCCTGCATCCTGGACGACCACGGCCAGCCCCTGCCCCCCGGCCAGGTAGGGCGACTGGCGGTGCGCGGCCCCACCGGCTGCCGCTACCTGGACGACGAACGCCAGCGCAAGTACGTGCAGCACGGCTGGAACATCACCGGCGATGCCTACTTGCTGGACGAGGAGGGCTACTTCGTCTACCAGGCCCGCACCGACGACATGATTATCTCCTCTGGCTACAACATCGCTGGGCCCGAGGTGGAAGACGCGCTTTTGCTGCACCCAGACGTGGCCGAGTGTGCGGTGGTGGGGGTGCCGGATCCGGAGCGCGGGCAGATTGTCAAGGCCTACGTGGTGCTGCGGCCTGGGGTGGTGGGTTCTGCCGAGCTGGTCAGGGCGCTACAGGACTTCGTGAAGCAGAAAATTGCGCCCTACAAGTACCCCCGCGCCATCGAGTTTCGCGAGAGTCTGCCGCGCACCCAGACCGGCAAACTCCAGCGCTTCGTACTGCGCCAGGAGGCTCGAGGGGTGGGGAGGTAA